One Oncorhynchus kisutch isolate 150728-3 linkage group LG13, Okis_V2, whole genome shotgun sequence DNA window includes the following coding sequences:
- the LOC109902407 gene encoding serine/arginine-rich splicing factor 11-like isoform X5: MPGGGLLPTPNPLVSMGGVPLSALGNPNMDHMAAMGMSGNINPQALSADFLKLMQSMDPTKMNPMAAGMMINPGMKNDSNKEIEEAMKRVREAQSLISAAIEPGNKKDDKRKHSRSRSRSRRRRSRSRHRRSKSRSRRRSHSRSRRRSKSPRRRKSHSRERGRRSKSRDRRKEDKSKKRSKTPPKSYSSTRRSRSINRRRRRSRSASRSPKKSRSPKRKLSRSPSPRRHKKDKKKDKERDKDRDRGRKDVRDRSQDERECSTSKKSKDKDKDKDRDHKSDSEKGDVKNALLLKVTRDYDEEEQGYDSGKEVEEERKSDSDSASPPKPQESYEKLAGESGKKSKQNGDDHHDEEDMEMSD, encoded by the exons ATGCCTGGAGGAGGCCTTCTCCCCACTCCGAATCCTTTGGTGTCC ATGGGAGGCGTACCTCTTTCAGCTCTCGGAAATCCGAACATGGATCACATGGCTGCCATGGGCATGTCTGGCAACATCAACCCCCAG GCCCTCTCTGCTGACTTTCTGAAGCTTATGCAGTCCATGGATCCTACTAA GATGAATCCAATGGCTGCTGGTATGATGATTAATCCTGGTATGAAGAATGACTCCAACAAGGAGATAGAGGAGGCCATGAAGAGGGTCAGAGAGGCCCAGTCACTCATCTCTGCCGCCATCGAGCCTGGAA ATAAGAAAGACGACAAGCGCAAACATTCCCGCTCCAGGTCCCGGTCGAGGCGGAGGAGGTCCAGGTCTCGTCACAG GCGATCAAAGAGCAGGTCTCGACGGAGGTCCCACTCGAGGAGCAGGAGGCGGTCGAAGAGCCCCCGCAGACGGAAGTCCCACTCCAGAGAGAGGGGTAGACGCAGCAAATCCAG GGATAGGAGGAAAGAAGATAAATCCAAAAAGCGCTCCAAGACGCCGCCTAAGAGCTACAGCAGCACCAGGAGGTCTCGAAGCATCAATCG CAGACGTAGAAGAAGCCGCAGCGCCTCTAGGTCACCAAAAAAGTCCAGGTCCCCAAAGAGGAAACTGTCCAGGTCCCCTTCCCCTAGAAG GCACAAGAAGGACAAAAAGAAGGACAAAGAGCGAGACAAGGACCGTGACAGGGGGAGGAAAGACGTCAGAGATCGGAGCCAAGACGAAAGAGAATGCTCCACTAGTAAGAAGAGCAAAGACAAGGACAAGGATAAGGACCGAGACCACAAATCTGACAGTGAGAAAGGAGATGTCAAG AATGCTTTGCTCTTGAAGGTGACCAGGGATTACGATGAGGAGGAGCAAGGCTATGACAGTGGaaaagaggtagaggaggagaggaagagcgaCTCTGATTCTGCGTCTCCCCCGAAGCCCCAGGAGTCTTACGAGAAGCTTGCAGGGGAGAGCGGCAAGAAGTCCAAACAGAACGGAGATGACCACCATGATGAGGAAGACATGGAGATGAGCGACTGA
- the LOC109902407 gene encoding serine/arginine-rich splicing factor 11-like isoform X4, whose product MQRSFIALSSQFESSLPVTSRVCFVKFLEPESVGVSQHLTNTVFVDRALIVVPFAEGVIPDESKALSLLAPANAVAGCMPGGGLLPTPNPLVSMGGVPLSALGNPNMDHMAAMGMSGNINPQALSADFLKLMQSMDPTKMNPMAAGMMINPGMKNDSNKEIEEAMKRVREAQSLISAAIEPGNKKDDKRKHSRSRSRSRRRRSRSRHRRSKSRSRRRSHSRSRRRSKSPRRRKSHSRERGRRSKSRDRRKEDKSKKRSKTPPKSYSSTRRSRSINRRRRRSRSASRSPKKSRSPKRKLSRSPSPRRHKKDKKKDKERDKDRDRGRKDVRDRSQDERECSTSKKSKDKDKDKDRDHKSDSEKGDVKNALLLKVTRDYDEEEQGYDSGKEVEEERKSDSDSASPPKPQESYEKLAGESGKKSKQNGDDHHDEEDMEMSD is encoded by the exons ATGCAACGTTCTTTCATTGCTCTCTCTTCCCAATT TGAATCTTCCTTGCCTGTGACTTCACGTGTCTGTTTTGTAAAGTTCCTTGAACCTGAGTCGGTTGGAGTGTCCCAGCATCTGACCAACACTGTCTTCGTGGACAGAGCGCTGATTGTTGTCCCATTCGCAGAAG GAGTGATTCCTGATGAGTCTAAAGCTCTTTCACTGCTGGCACCAGCGAACGCCGTGGCAGGATGCATGCCTGGAGGAGGCCTTCTCCCCACTCCGAATCCTTTGGTGTCC ATGGGAGGCGTACCTCTTTCAGCTCTCGGAAATCCGAACATGGATCACATGGCTGCCATGGGCATGTCTGGCAACATCAACCCCCAG GCCCTCTCTGCTGACTTTCTGAAGCTTATGCAGTCCATGGATCCTACTAA GATGAATCCAATGGCTGCTGGTATGATGATTAATCCTGGTATGAAGAATGACTCCAACAAGGAGATAGAGGAGGCCATGAAGAGGGTCAGAGAGGCCCAGTCACTCATCTCTGCCGCCATCGAGCCTGGAA ATAAGAAAGACGACAAGCGCAAACATTCCCGCTCCAGGTCCCGGTCGAGGCGGAGGAGGTCCAGGTCTCGTCACAG GCGATCAAAGAGCAGGTCTCGACGGAGGTCCCACTCGAGGAGCAGGAGGCGGTCGAAGAGCCCCCGCAGACGGAAGTCCCACTCCAGAGAGAGGGGTAGACGCAGCAAATCCAG GGATAGGAGGAAAGAAGATAAATCCAAAAAGCGCTCCAAGACGCCGCCTAAGAGCTACAGCAGCACCAGGAGGTCTCGAAGCATCAATCG CAGACGTAGAAGAAGCCGCAGCGCCTCTAGGTCACCAAAAAAGTCCAGGTCCCCAAAGAGGAAACTGTCCAGGTCCCCTTCCCCTAGAAG GCACAAGAAGGACAAAAAGAAGGACAAAGAGCGAGACAAGGACCGTGACAGGGGGAGGAAAGACGTCAGAGATCGGAGCCAAGACGAAAGAGAATGCTCCACTAGTAAGAAGAGCAAAGACAAGGACAAGGATAAGGACCGAGACCACAAATCTGACAGTGAGAAAGGAGATGTCAAG AATGCTTTGCTCTTGAAGGTGACCAGGGATTACGATGAGGAGGAGCAAGGCTATGACAGTGGaaaagaggtagaggaggagaggaagagcgaCTCTGATTCTGCGTCTCCCCCGAAGCCCCAGGAGTCTTACGAGAAGCTTGCAGGGGAGAGCGGCAAGAAGTCCAAACAGAACGGAGATGACCACCATGATGAGGAAGACATGGAGATGAGCGACTGA
- the LOC109902407 gene encoding serine/arginine-rich splicing factor 11-like isoform X1 encodes MTNVIQVTNVSPSTTSEQMRTLFGFLGNIEELKLFPPDESSLPVTSRVCFVKFLEPESVGVSQHLTNTVFVDRALIVVPFAEGVIPDESKALSLLAPANAVAGCMPGGGLLPTPNPLVSMGGVPLSALGNPNMDHMAAMGMSGNINPQALSADFLKLMQSMDPTKMNPMAAGMMINPGMKNDSNKEIEEAMKRVREAQSLISAAIEPGNKKDDKRKHSRSRSRSRRRRSRSRHRRSKSRSRRRSHSRSRRRSKSPRRRKSHSRERGRRSKSRDRRKEDKSKKRSKTPPKSYSSTRRSRSINRRRRRSRSASRSPKKSRSPKRKLSRSPSPRRHKKDKKKDKERDKDRDRGRKDVRDRSQDERECSTSKKSKDKDKDKDRDHKSDSEKGDVKNALLLKVTRDYDEEEQGYDSGKEVEEERKSDSDSASPPKPQESYEKLAGESGKKSKQNGDDHHDEEDMEMSD; translated from the exons ATGACGAACGTTATTCAGGTGACAAATGTCTCTCCGAGTACCACCTCCgaacagatgagaactctcttcgGGTTTCTTGGAAATATTGAAGAACTGAAGTTATTTCCACCAGA TGAATCTTCCTTGCCTGTGACTTCACGTGTCTGTTTTGTAAAGTTCCTTGAACCTGAGTCGGTTGGAGTGTCCCAGCATCTGACCAACACTGTCTTCGTGGACAGAGCGCTGATTGTTGTCCCATTCGCAGAAG GAGTGATTCCTGATGAGTCTAAAGCTCTTTCACTGCTGGCACCAGCGAACGCCGTGGCAGGATGCATGCCTGGAGGAGGCCTTCTCCCCACTCCGAATCCTTTGGTGTCC ATGGGAGGCGTACCTCTTTCAGCTCTCGGAAATCCGAACATGGATCACATGGCTGCCATGGGCATGTCTGGCAACATCAACCCCCAG GCCCTCTCTGCTGACTTTCTGAAGCTTATGCAGTCCATGGATCCTACTAA GATGAATCCAATGGCTGCTGGTATGATGATTAATCCTGGTATGAAGAATGACTCCAACAAGGAGATAGAGGAGGCCATGAAGAGGGTCAGAGAGGCCCAGTCACTCATCTCTGCCGCCATCGAGCCTGGAA ATAAGAAAGACGACAAGCGCAAACATTCCCGCTCCAGGTCCCGGTCGAGGCGGAGGAGGTCCAGGTCTCGTCACAG GCGATCAAAGAGCAGGTCTCGACGGAGGTCCCACTCGAGGAGCAGGAGGCGGTCGAAGAGCCCCCGCAGACGGAAGTCCCACTCCAGAGAGAGGGGTAGACGCAGCAAATCCAG GGATAGGAGGAAAGAAGATAAATCCAAAAAGCGCTCCAAGACGCCGCCTAAGAGCTACAGCAGCACCAGGAGGTCTCGAAGCATCAATCG CAGACGTAGAAGAAGCCGCAGCGCCTCTAGGTCACCAAAAAAGTCCAGGTCCCCAAAGAGGAAACTGTCCAGGTCCCCTTCCCCTAGAAG GCACAAGAAGGACAAAAAGAAGGACAAAGAGCGAGACAAGGACCGTGACAGGGGGAGGAAAGACGTCAGAGATCGGAGCCAAGACGAAAGAGAATGCTCCACTAGTAAGAAGAGCAAAGACAAGGACAAGGATAAGGACCGAGACCACAAATCTGACAGTGAGAAAGGAGATGTCAAG AATGCTTTGCTCTTGAAGGTGACCAGGGATTACGATGAGGAGGAGCAAGGCTATGACAGTGGaaaagaggtagaggaggagaggaagagcgaCTCTGATTCTGCGTCTCCCCCGAAGCCCCAGGAGTCTTACGAGAAGCTTGCAGGGGAGAGCGGCAAGAAGTCCAAACAGAACGGAGATGACCACCATGATGAGGAAGACATGGAGATGAGCGACTGA
- the LOC109902407 gene encoding serine/arginine-rich splicing factor 11-like isoform X3, which yields MTNVIQVTNVSPSTTSEQMRTLFGFLGNIEELKLFPPDESSLPVTSRVCFVKFLEPESVGVSQHLTNTVFVDRALIVVPFAEGVIPDESKALSLLAPANAVAGCMPGGGLLPTPNPLVSMGGVPLSALGNPNMDHMAAMGMSGNINPQALSADFLKLMQSMDPTKMNPMAAGMMINPGMKNDSNKEIEEAMKRVREAQSLISAAIEPGNKKDDKRKHSRSRSRSRRRRSRSRHRRSKSRSRRRSHSRSRRRSKSPRRRKSHSRERGRRSKSRDRRKEDKSKKRSKTPPKSYSSTRRSRSINRRRRRSRSASRSPKKSRSPKRKLSRSPSPRRHKKDKKKDKERDKDRDRGRKDVRDRSQDERECSTSKKSKDKDKDKDRDHKSDSEKGDVKVTRDYDEEEQGYDSGKEVEEERKSDSDSASPPKPQESYEKLAGESGKKSKQNGDDHHDEEDMEMSD from the exons ATGACGAACGTTATTCAGGTGACAAATGTCTCTCCGAGTACCACCTCCgaacagatgagaactctcttcgGGTTTCTTGGAAATATTGAAGAACTGAAGTTATTTCCACCAGA TGAATCTTCCTTGCCTGTGACTTCACGTGTCTGTTTTGTAAAGTTCCTTGAACCTGAGTCGGTTGGAGTGTCCCAGCATCTGACCAACACTGTCTTCGTGGACAGAGCGCTGATTGTTGTCCCATTCGCAGAAG GAGTGATTCCTGATGAGTCTAAAGCTCTTTCACTGCTGGCACCAGCGAACGCCGTGGCAGGATGCATGCCTGGAGGAGGCCTTCTCCCCACTCCGAATCCTTTGGTGTCC ATGGGAGGCGTACCTCTTTCAGCTCTCGGAAATCCGAACATGGATCACATGGCTGCCATGGGCATGTCTGGCAACATCAACCCCCAG GCCCTCTCTGCTGACTTTCTGAAGCTTATGCAGTCCATGGATCCTACTAA GATGAATCCAATGGCTGCTGGTATGATGATTAATCCTGGTATGAAGAATGACTCCAACAAGGAGATAGAGGAGGCCATGAAGAGGGTCAGAGAGGCCCAGTCACTCATCTCTGCCGCCATCGAGCCTGGAA ATAAGAAAGACGACAAGCGCAAACATTCCCGCTCCAGGTCCCGGTCGAGGCGGAGGAGGTCCAGGTCTCGTCACAG GCGATCAAAGAGCAGGTCTCGACGGAGGTCCCACTCGAGGAGCAGGAGGCGGTCGAAGAGCCCCCGCAGACGGAAGTCCCACTCCAGAGAGAGGGGTAGACGCAGCAAATCCAG GGATAGGAGGAAAGAAGATAAATCCAAAAAGCGCTCCAAGACGCCGCCTAAGAGCTACAGCAGCACCAGGAGGTCTCGAAGCATCAATCG CAGACGTAGAAGAAGCCGCAGCGCCTCTAGGTCACCAAAAAAGTCCAGGTCCCCAAAGAGGAAACTGTCCAGGTCCCCTTCCCCTAGAAG GCACAAGAAGGACAAAAAGAAGGACAAAGAGCGAGACAAGGACCGTGACAGGGGGAGGAAAGACGTCAGAGATCGGAGCCAAGACGAAAGAGAATGCTCCACTAGTAAGAAGAGCAAAGACAAGGACAAGGATAAGGACCGAGACCACAAATCTGACAGTGAGAAAGGAGATGTCAAG GTGACCAGGGATTACGATGAGGAGGAGCAAGGCTATGACAGTGGaaaagaggtagaggaggagaggaagagcgaCTCTGATTCTGCGTCTCCCCCGAAGCCCCAGGAGTCTTACGAGAAGCTTGCAGGGGAGAGCGGCAAGAAGTCCAAACAGAACGGAGATGACCACCATGATGAGGAAGACATGGAGATGAGCGACTGA
- the LOC109902407 gene encoding serine/arginine-rich splicing factor 11-like isoform X2, which produces MTNVIQVTNVSPSTTSEQMRTLFGFLGNIEELKLFPPDESSLPVTSRVCFVKFLEPESVGVSQHLTNTVFVDRALIVVPFAEGVIPDESKALSLLAPANAVAGCMPGGGLLPTPNPLVSMGGVPLSALGNPNMDHMAAMGMSGNINPQALSADFLKLMQSMDPTKMNPMAAGMMINPGMKNDSNKEIEEAMKRVREAQSLISAAIEPGNKKDDKRKHSRSRSRSRRRRSRSRHRRSKSRSRRRSHSRSRRRSKSPRRRKSHSRERGRRSKSRDRRKEDKSKKRSKTPPKSYSSTRRSRSINRRRRSRSASRSPKKSRSPKRKLSRSPSPRRHKKDKKKDKERDKDRDRGRKDVRDRSQDERECSTSKKSKDKDKDKDRDHKSDSEKGDVKNALLLKVTRDYDEEEQGYDSGKEVEEERKSDSDSASPPKPQESYEKLAGESGKKSKQNGDDHHDEEDMEMSD; this is translated from the exons ATGACGAACGTTATTCAGGTGACAAATGTCTCTCCGAGTACCACCTCCgaacagatgagaactctcttcgGGTTTCTTGGAAATATTGAAGAACTGAAGTTATTTCCACCAGA TGAATCTTCCTTGCCTGTGACTTCACGTGTCTGTTTTGTAAAGTTCCTTGAACCTGAGTCGGTTGGAGTGTCCCAGCATCTGACCAACACTGTCTTCGTGGACAGAGCGCTGATTGTTGTCCCATTCGCAGAAG GAGTGATTCCTGATGAGTCTAAAGCTCTTTCACTGCTGGCACCAGCGAACGCCGTGGCAGGATGCATGCCTGGAGGAGGCCTTCTCCCCACTCCGAATCCTTTGGTGTCC ATGGGAGGCGTACCTCTTTCAGCTCTCGGAAATCCGAACATGGATCACATGGCTGCCATGGGCATGTCTGGCAACATCAACCCCCAG GCCCTCTCTGCTGACTTTCTGAAGCTTATGCAGTCCATGGATCCTACTAA GATGAATCCAATGGCTGCTGGTATGATGATTAATCCTGGTATGAAGAATGACTCCAACAAGGAGATAGAGGAGGCCATGAAGAGGGTCAGAGAGGCCCAGTCACTCATCTCTGCCGCCATCGAGCCTGGAA ATAAGAAAGACGACAAGCGCAAACATTCCCGCTCCAGGTCCCGGTCGAGGCGGAGGAGGTCCAGGTCTCGTCACAG GCGATCAAAGAGCAGGTCTCGACGGAGGTCCCACTCGAGGAGCAGGAGGCGGTCGAAGAGCCCCCGCAGACGGAAGTCCCACTCCAGAGAGAGGGGTAGACGCAGCAAATCCAG GGATAGGAGGAAAGAAGATAAATCCAAAAAGCGCTCCAAGACGCCGCCTAAGAGCTACAGCAGCACCAGGAGGTCTCGAAGCATCAATCG ACGTAGAAGAAGCCGCAGCGCCTCTAGGTCACCAAAAAAGTCCAGGTCCCCAAAGAGGAAACTGTCCAGGTCCCCTTCCCCTAGAAG GCACAAGAAGGACAAAAAGAAGGACAAAGAGCGAGACAAGGACCGTGACAGGGGGAGGAAAGACGTCAGAGATCGGAGCCAAGACGAAAGAGAATGCTCCACTAGTAAGAAGAGCAAAGACAAGGACAAGGATAAGGACCGAGACCACAAATCTGACAGTGAGAAAGGAGATGTCAAG AATGCTTTGCTCTTGAAGGTGACCAGGGATTACGATGAGGAGGAGCAAGGCTATGACAGTGGaaaagaggtagaggaggagaggaagagcgaCTCTGATTCTGCGTCTCCCCCGAAGCCCCAGGAGTCTTACGAGAAGCTTGCAGGGGAGAGCGGCAAGAAGTCCAAACAGAACGGAGATGACCACCATGATGAGGAAGACATGGAGATGAGCGACTGA